The Glycine soja cultivar W05 chromosome 8, ASM419377v2, whole genome shotgun sequence genome has a window encoding:
- the LOC114421390 gene encoding uncharacterized protein LOC114421390 isoform X2 — translation MSNRGSSWITLKFRGVVDVIRASRYQSNYVALQRNRPIVSAARTERGYWMHPGQQFYSTNSINPSTNPKGIKDVKPQAEALAPASKILTFSHWLRWVLGMVLSLLLPFWKPYWKKLQIVEVEAEFVVEEAEAVAKMVEKVAMVTEKVSEDVAEMLPEDGKLRKAALVVERASKEAAHDAQLTEEFLHKVEELKNDLDDLEAFVEPVIDKIVKM, via the exons ATGTCAAATAGAGGCTCATCATGGATAACTCTGAAATTCAGAGGTGTTGTTGATGTAATTCGTGCCAGCAGATATCAATCAAACTATGTTGCACTACAGAGAAACAGACCAATTGTGTCAGCTGCTAGAACTGAAAGAGGTTATTGGATGCACCCTGGTCAGCAATTCTATAGCACCAATAGCATCAACCCAAGCACTAATCCAAAAGG AATAAAGGATGTGAAGCCTCAAGCTGAAGCTCTTGCACCTGCTTCTAAAATCCTCACCTTCTCTCATTG GCTAAGATGGGTTTTGGGCATGGTACTTTCTCTCTTGCTACCTTTCTGGAAACCTTACTGGAAAAAATTACAGATAGTAGAAG TGGAGGCAGAGTTTGTGGTTGAAGAGGCTGAAGCGGTGGCAAAAATGGTAGAAAAAGTGGCAATGGTAACAGAAAAGGTATCTGAAGATGTAGCAGAGATGCTTCCTGAGGATGGTAAATTAAGGAAAGCAGCTTTGGTGGTAGAACGTGCATCAAAAGAGGCAGCACATGATGCTCAGTTAACTGAAGAATTCTTACACAAG GTTGAAGAACTCAAGAATGACCTGGATGATTTAGAAGCCTTTGTTGAACCGGTAATTGACAAGATTGTGAAGATGTAA
- the LOC114421388 gene encoding protein DMR6-LIKE OXYGENASE 2-like encodes MASTASEVSQQVQSNNNRPIFKSVKALTESPELTSLPPSYTYTTNSDDEIVADPDEDDPIPIIDYSLLVTGTPDQRAMTIHDLGKACEEWGFFMLINHFVSKTIMEKMVDEVFAFFNLSEEEKQEYAGKDVMDPVRYGTSSNVSMDKVLFWRDFLKIVVHPEFHSPDKPPGFRETSAEYCRRTWKVGKELLKGISESLGLEANYIEDTMNLDSGWQMIAANMYPPCPQPELAMGIPPHSDHGLLNLLLQNGVSGLQVLHNGKWINVGSTSNCQLVFVSDHLEVVSNGKYKSVLHRAVVSNKATRMSLAVVIAPSLDTVVEPAKEFLDNQRNPAAYVGMKHRDYMQLQKSNRLNGKSVLDRVKI; translated from the exons ATGGCTTCAACCGCTTCTGAGGTTAGCCAACAAGtccaatccaacaacaacagacCAATTTTCAAAAGCGTGAAAGCACTAACTGAATCACCAGAACTCACTTCCCTCCCACCCTCTTACACCTACACCACCAACTCAGATGATGAAATAGTGGCAGACCCAGATGAAGATGATCCAATTCCCATTATTGACTATTCCCTCTTGGTCACTGGCACACCTGATCAGAGGGCCATGACCATCCACGACTTGGGCAAGGCTTGTGAGGAGTGGGggttcttcatgctcatcaacCACTTTGTGTCAAAGACCATCATGGAGAAGATGGTTGATGAGGTTTTTGCTTTCTTCAATCTTAGCGAGGAGGAGAAGCAAGAGTATGCTGGTAAGGATGTGATGGACCCTGTGAGGTATGGCACCAGCTCCAATGTTTCTATGGACAAAGTCTTGTTCTGGAGggattttcttaaaattgtgGTGCATCCAGAATTTCACTCACCTGACAAACCACCTGGGTTCAG AGAGACATCAGCAGAGTACTGTAGAAGAACCTGGAAAGTGGGAAAGGAACTACTAAAAGGAATATCAGAAAGCTTGGGATTGGAAGCCAATTACATAGAGGATACAATGAACCTAGATTCTGGTTGGCAAATGATAGCAGCAAATATGTATCCACCTTGTCCACAACCTGAGCTTGCAATGGGAATACCCCCACATTCTGATCATGGCCTCTTGAACCTTCTCCTGCAGAATGGGGTTAGTGGTCTTCAAGTGCTTCACAATGGCAAGTGGATCAATGTCGGTTCCACTTCAAACTGCCAGCTAGTCTTTGTGTCTGATCACCTTGAG GTTGTGAGCAATGGCAAGTACAAGAGTGTATTACATCGAGCAGTTGTGAGCAACAAAGCTACAAGAATGTCCTTAGCTGTAGTAATTGCTCCATCCTTGGACACAGTGGTGGAACCAGCTAAAGAGTTTCTAGACAATCAAAGGAATCCAGCAGCGTATGTTGGGATGAAACATAGAGACTATATGCAACTGCAAAAAAGTAACCGGCTTAATGGAAAGTCTGTGCTAGACAGAGTTAAAATCTGA
- the LOC114421389 gene encoding RING-H2 finger protein ATL54-like: protein MGLNYRNLFPGTPSNCLQDCSYDDKSSCCDPSNLLPPTPPIYSDNDLSQSPSKHIKAEYLIISFSIVATAFIALFCYAIYVKFFSPRNTSIIRRRRRTTTTTLSQPQTEQYFLDEEEHGPVVDHPIWYIRTTGLQQAVITAITVCKYKKDEGLIEGTECSVCLSEFQEDESLRLLPKCNHAFHLPCIDTWLRSHTNCPMCRAPIVTDPTRVPSSMDPTAFETSSFVEEIFENSAENTQNSSDDLLRGEEEERVQEDEACEENLASEVVVTVQQPRRSVSLDSSSAAKISLALATVVSGESHGDHSKRVGGNGNLATKGGSSSCSSTSSVKRSLSFNAKHLLSWYSRSQRKPNAPLRSF, encoded by the coding sequence ATGGGTCTGAACTACAGAAATTTGTTCCCAGGAACACCATCAAACTGTCTACAAGACTGTTCTTATGATGATAAATCATCATGTTGTGATCCTTCTAATTTGCTCCCTCCAACTCCTCCTATCTACTCAGATAATGATTTGAGCCAAAGTCCCAGCaaacacatcaaagctgaatacTTGATCATAAGTTTCTCCATTGTTGCAACCGCTTTCATTGCCCTCTTCTGCTACGCCATCTACGTCAAGTTCTTCTCCCCTCGGAACACCTCAATtatcagaagaagaagaagaacaacaacaacaaccttgtCACAGCCACAAACAGAACAATATTTCTTGGACGAGGAAGAACATGGTCCTGTCGTTGACCATCCCATCTGGTACATCCGCACCACCGGTCTCCAACAAGCAGTCATCACCGCCATCACCGTCTGCAAGTACAAAAAAGACGAAGGCTTGATCGAAGGTACAGAATGTTCAGTTTGCCTCAGCGAGTTTCAAGAGGACGAAAGTCTCAGGCTTTTACCAAAGTGTAACCACGCTTTTCACTTACCTTGCATTGACACGTGGCTTAGATCTCACACCAATTGCCCCATGTGTCGTGCTCCTATTGTCACTGACCCAACAAGGGTTCCTTCTTCCATGGACCCTACTGCGTTTGAAACAAGTTCTTTTGTGGAAGAGATTTTTGAAAATAGTGCGGAGAATACTCAAAATAGTAGTGATGATTTGTTGAGGGGTGAGGAAGAGGAAAGAGTGCAAGAAGATGAAGCGTGTGAAGAGAACTTGGCTTCTGAAGTTGTGGTGACTGTGCAGCAGCCGAGAAGATCGGTGTCTCTGGATTCTTCTTCTGCTGCTAAGATCAGTCTTGCTCTTGCTACTGTTGTGTCAGGGGAATCTCACGGGGATCATTCAAAGAGGGTTGGTGGGAATGGGAATTTGGCTACTAAAGGTGGTTCTAGTTCTTGTTCTTCGACTAGTTCAGTGAAAAGGTCGCTATCATTCAATGCCAAACACTTACTATCATGGTATAGCCGAAGTCAGAGAAAGCCAAATGCTCCTTTGAGAAGCTTCTGA
- the LOC114421387 gene encoding uncharacterized protein LOC114421387 yields the protein MTAKAHNEICRLSPQKLILIKHNRGNFTIVILITCVTFLIALHTQFFLQTPPPPSSWETSIFNTTHNELNSTVHKLRSSVTFLPLKDLRHARAPLEGHTWFMSSMYDTHEDGEVQYQQFPSESSHGKLLCLKGRDTHDGSWNSYALAWPEALPYNTTFMRGLTFVSYNHYNYENLWHGLCAMVPFVAWHKMNNSSQLPSRWVLYHWGELRFKMGLWVDTLMEATFNGPPIIEKFDGVNEDGPVCFEEAVVMRHNEGGMSRERRMEVYDLMRCKARMFCNVSLKGSDVEINDRGSPMIGMTLFFRTGPRSFKNDTIVAEIFHKECAKIEGCRFMVAHSNNLTFCEQVKLMSVTDILISPHGAQLTNMFLMQRNSSVMEFFPKGWLKLAGVGQYVYHWIASWSGMKHQGSWRDPSGDECPYSDDDRRCMSIYKNGRIGHNETLFSEWARNVLAEVKTRKIQETSIKRRASSSFGGTCS from the exons ATGACTGCCAAAGCACATAATGAAATATGCAGATTAAGCCCTCAAAAGCTTATCCTGATCAAACACAATCGAGGTAATTTTACAATTGTCATCTTAATCACTTGTGTCACATTCCTCATTGCATTGCACACCCAGTTCTTCCTTCAaactccaccaccaccatcatcatgGGAAACTTCAATCTTCAACACCACTCACAACGAGCTCAATTCCACGGTCCATAAGCTTCGTTCCTCGGTCACGTTTCTTCCACTCAAGGATCTCCGCCATGCACGTGCACCCCTTGAAGGCCACACATGGTTCATGAGTTCCATGTATGACACACACGAAGATGGTGAGGTCCAATACCAGCAATTCCCATCAGAATCATCACATGGTAAGCTTCTATGTCTCAAAGGACGCGACACGCATGACGGGTCATGGAACTCCTATGCTTTGGCATGGCCTGAGGCTTTGCCTTATAACACCACCTTCATGAGAGGCTTAACTTTTGTGTCATATAACCATTACAACTATGAGAATTTGTGGCATGGTTTATGTGCCATGGTCCCATTTGTGGCTTGGCATAAGATGAATAATAGCTCACAATTGCCCTCAAGGTGGGTTTTGTATCATTGGGGTGAGCTAAGGTTCAAGATGGGCCTGTGGGTTGACACCTTGATGGAGGCCACCTTTAATGGGCCACCAattattgaaaagtttgatgGAGTTAATGAAGATGGGCCAGTGTGCTTTGAGGAGGCTGTGGTTATGAGGCACAATGAGGGTGGCATGTCAAgagaaagaagaatggaagTGTATGATCTAATGAGGTGCAAGGCTAGGATGTTTTGTAATGTGAGCTTAAAGGGGAGTGATGTAGAAATCAATGATAGAGGATCACCAATGATAGGGATGACTTTGTTTTTCAGGACAGGACCAAGATCTTTTAAGAATGACACAATTGTGGCTGAAATCTTTCATAAGGAGTGTGCTAAGATTGAAGGTTGCCGGTTTATGGTAGCTCATTCCAATAATCTCACCTTTTGTGAGCAG gtgaaattgatgagtgtgACAGATATTTTGATATCTCCACATGGTGCTCAATTGACCAACATGTTTCTCATGCAAAGAAACAGCAGTGTCATGGAATTCTTTCCCAAAGGGTGGCTGAAACTTGCTGGTGTTGGCCAATATGTTTACCATTGGATAGCTAGCTGGTCAGGAATGAAACACCAAGGTAGCTGGAGGGACCCAAGTGGGGATGAATGTCCATATTCAGACGATGATCGGAGATGCATGTCGATATACAAGAACGGTAGAATTGGACATAATGAAACCCTATTTTCAGAGTGGGCTAGAAATGTTTTGGCTGAGGTCAAGAcaagaaagattcaagaaacttCAATAAAGAGAAGAGCTTCTAGCTCTTTTGGTGGTACTTGTAGCTAA
- the LOC114421386 gene encoding transcription factor SAC51-like, whose translation MVKADGSLPRPHHVAWQSPSSNYFSMLPKPSLLGLPTYLNSGTSILPAVSTFHGLAAPSIPSLKTKLTNEVQGFLQYHYADTSLKETHVGGALQNANPSSLQKRLLIFDRSDNKTRLFYGPVPLVQSPTVTATKFAQSYGVKGEGQASNVGQKHLASYSLLEESVKDHAVIEESENHEDTEEINAFLYSDDESSEDDDDDTCDEVTSTDHSPLATNKTYVIQEQFKDTKEEVASSDWPNKRLKLFDGDYNRSSTPVDRYSLVRPNETCDCVSDAESKNSSGWAYSVDKTKVDNSVAHHIKFKKDKIRESLKVLENLIPGAKGKEPLLVIDGTIEYLKILMSQTGALGVKYH comes from the coding sequence ATGGTTAAGGCTGACGGGTCTTTGCCTCGCCCACACCACGTGGCTTGGCAATCACCTTCTTCAAATTACTTCAGTATGCTGCCTAAGCCCAGCTTACTTGGTCTTCCAACATATCTGAATTCAGGCACTTCCATCTTGCCTGCTGTCAGTACATTTCATGGGCTTGCAGCTCCTTCTATCCCAAGTCTGAAGACCAAGCTAACAAATGAAGTGCAGGGATTCCTTCAGTATCACTATGCTGACACAAGTTTGAAAGAAACACATGTTGGAGGAGCTTTACAAAATGCAAATCCTTCTTCTTTGCAGAAGAGGTTGCTGATCTTCGACCGCTCTGATAATAAGACAAGGTTATTTTATGGTCCTGTCCCTCTTGTCCAGAGTCCAACTGTTACTGCTACAAAGTTTGCTCAAAGTTACGGTGTAAAAGGGGAGGGACAGGCCAGTAATGTGGGTCAAAAGCATCTAGCCAGTTACAGTTTACTGGAAGAGTCTGTTAAGGATCATGCAGTTATTGAAGAAAGTGAAAATCATGAAGATACAGAAGAAATAAATGCATTTCTTTATTCTGATGATGAAAGCAGTGAAGATGACGACGATGATACTTGTGATGAGGTAACAAGTACAGATCATTCTCCTTTGGCAACTAATAAGACTTATGTGATACAAGAGCAATTTAAAGACACTAAGGAGGAGGTTGCTAGCTCTGATTGGCCTAACAAAAGGCTGAAGTTATTTGATGGTGACTATAATAGATCATCGACACCTGTGGACAGGTATAGTTTGGTAAGACCAAATGAAACCTGTGATTGTGTCAGTGATGCTGAATCGAAGAATTCTAGTGGCTGGGCATATTCTGTTGATAAAACTAAAGTAGATAATTCAGTGGCTCAccatatcaaatttaaaaaggaTAAGATCCGTGAATCGTTGAAAGTTCTCGAGAATTTAATTCCTGGTGCGAAAGGAAAGGAGCCACTGTTAGTCATTGATGGCACTATTGAGTACTTGAAAATTTTGATGTCCCAAACTGGTGCTCTTGGGGTGAAATATCACTAA
- the LOC114422893 gene encoding root phototropism protein 3-like, with protein MWESESESGAGREYGSGLLTSTKHSLKTEGFQQRGNCWYVSTDIPSDLLVQIGDANFHLHKYPLLSRSGKLNRIIYDSRNPDLNKIVMDDLPGGPEAFELASKFCYGIAIDLTAGNISGLRCAAEYLEMTEDLEEGNLIFKTEAFLSYVVLSSWRDSIVVLKSCEKLSPWAENLQIVRRCSESIAWKACANPKGIRWSYTGRVPKVASPKWNDMKDSSPSRNQQVPPDWWFEDVSILRIDHFVRVITAIKVKGMRFELIGAGIMHYAIKWLPGLMNKDTSIPGEEGSNSSTSNSISSSGGSWKGGLHMIVAGPRDDTSTLQAKDQRMIIESLISIIPPQKDSVSCSFLLRLLRMANMLKVAPALITELEKRVGMQFEQATLADLLIPCYNKNETTYDVDLVQRLLEHFLVQEQNESSSPSRPPFPDKHVSSNINAKTRVARLVDSYLTEVSRDRNLSLTKFQVLAEALPESARTSDDGLYRAIDSYLKAHPTLTEHERKRLCRVMDCQKLSIDACMHAAQNERLPLRVVVQVLFSEQVKISNALANNGSLKEGAESHYQPMIPNRKTLLEGTPQSFQEGWTAAKKDINTLKFELETVKTKYLELQNDMENLQKHFDKLLKQKHSSAWSSGWKKLSKLTKMTNVENHDISPQIPTSEEQNRKTTTRRWRNSIS; from the exons ATGTGGGAATCAGAGAGTGAGTCTGGTGCAGGAAGGGAATATGGGAGTGGACTTCTCACTTCAACCAAGCACAGTCTCAAGACTGAGGGATTTCAGCAAAGAGGCAACTGTTG GTATGTTTCAACTGATATTCCAAGTGATCTTCTTGTTCAAATTGGAGATGCAAACTTCCATTTGCACAAG TATCCATTGCTATCTCGAAGTGGAAAGCTGAACAGAATCATATATGATTCGCGCAACCCTGACTTGAATAAGATAGTTATGGATGATCTCCCTGGAGGGCCTGAGGCTTTTGAACTTGCATCCAAATTTTGCTATGGAATTGCAATTGATTTAACAGCAGGCAACATCTCTGGCCTTAGATGCGCCGCAGAGTACCTTGAAATGACAGAGGACCTAGAAGAGGGCAATCTTATATTCAAGACAGAAGCCTTTCTTAGCTATGTGGTTTTGTCCTCATGGAGAGACTCCATAGTAGTGTTGAAGAGCTGCGAGAAGCTGTCTCCGTGGGCGGAGAATCTTCAAATTGTGAGAAGATGCAGTGAGTCCATAGCATGGAAAGCATGTGCCAATCCAAAGGGAATAAGGTGGTCATACACTGGAAGGGTACCAAAAGTTGCAAGTCCAAAATGGAATGACATGAAGGACTCAAGCCCTAGTAGGAACCAGCAGGTTCCTCCTGATTGGTGGTTTGAGGATGTTTCAATCCTTAGGATTGATCACTTTGTTAGAGTCATCACTGCTATCAAGGTAAAGGGTATGAGGTTTGAGCTGATTGGTGCTGGAATAATGCATTATGCAATTAAGTGGCTACCTGGTTTGATGAATAAGGACACATCAATCCCAGGAGAAGAAGGAAGCAATAGTAGTACTAGTAACAGTATTTCTAGTAGTGGTGGTAGTTGGAAAGGTGGACTTCATATGATTGTGGCTGGACCTAGAGATGACACTTCAACTCTTCAAGCTAAAGATCAAAGGATGATCATTGAGAGCCTCATCAGCATAATTCCCCCACAGAAGGATAGTGTCTCATGCAGCTTCCTTCTCAGGCTTCTGAGAATGGCAAACATGTTGAAGGTTGCACCTGCATTGATTACTGAATTGGAGAAAAGGGTTGGAATGCAGTTTGAGCAAGCTACACTGGCTGATCTTCTGATCCCATGTTACAACAAAAATGAGACTACTTATGATGTGGATCTTGTTCAGAGGCTGCTTGAGCATTTTCTTGTTCAAGAGCAGAATGAAAGTTCAAGCCCAAGCAGACCACCCTTTCCTGACAAGCATGTGAGCAGTAACATTAATGCTAAGACAAGAGTGGCAAGACTTGTGGACAGTTATCTTACTGAGGTTTCCAGAGATAGGAACCTTTCTCTCACAAAGTTTCAGGTTCTTGCAGAAGCTTTGCCTGAGTCAGCTAGGACTTCTGATGATGGACTCTACAGAGCAATTGATTCCTATCTTAAG GCTCATCCAACACTAACTGAGCATGAAAGGAAACGGCTCTGCCGGGTAATGGATTGTCAGAAACTCTCCATTGATGCTTGTATGCATGCTGCTCAAAATGAAAGGCTTCCATTGAGGGTAGTAGTGCAAGTTCTATTCTCTGAACAGGTGAAGATAAGCAATGCACTAGCCAACAACGGTTCTCTGAAAGAAGGTGCTGAATCTCACTACCAGCCAATGATTCCAAACCGGAAAACGCTTCTCGAAGGGACGCCACAATCATTCCAAGAAGGATGGACAGCAGCTAAGAAAGATATCAACACACTCAAGTTTGAGCTTGAGACTGTGAAAACCAAGTACTTGGAGCTTCAAAATGACATGGAAAACCTGCAGAAACACTTTGATAAGTTGCTGAAGCAGAAGCACAGTTCAGCATGGAGCAGTGGGTGGAAGAAACTAAGCAAACTCACAAAAATGACTAATGTGGAAAATCATGATATTTCACCTCAGATTCCAACTTCAGAAGAACAGAACAGAAAGACAACAACTAGAAGGTGGAGAAACTCAATATCCTGA
- the LOC114421390 gene encoding uncharacterized protein LOC114421390 isoform X1 produces MSNRGSSWITLKFRGVVDVIRASRYQSNYVALQRNRPIVSAARTERGYWMHPGQQFYSTNSINPSTNPKGIKDVKPQAEALAPASKILTFSHWLRWVLGMVLSLLLPFWKPYWKKLQIVEVQTKQITWFVKWGQNVHSVEAEFVVEEAEAVAKMVEKVAMVTEKVSEDVAEMLPEDGKLRKAALVVERASKEAAHDAQLTEEFLHKVEELKNDLDDLEAFVEPVIDKIVKM; encoded by the exons ATGTCAAATAGAGGCTCATCATGGATAACTCTGAAATTCAGAGGTGTTGTTGATGTAATTCGTGCCAGCAGATATCAATCAAACTATGTTGCACTACAGAGAAACAGACCAATTGTGTCAGCTGCTAGAACTGAAAGAGGTTATTGGATGCACCCTGGTCAGCAATTCTATAGCACCAATAGCATCAACCCAAGCACTAATCCAAAAGG AATAAAGGATGTGAAGCCTCAAGCTGAAGCTCTTGCACCTGCTTCTAAAATCCTCACCTTCTCTCATTG GCTAAGATGGGTTTTGGGCATGGTACTTTCTCTCTTGCTACCTTTCTGGAAACCTTACTGGAAAAAATTACAGATAGTAGAAG ttcaaacaaaacaaattacATGGTTTGTTAAGTGGGGGCAAAATGTGCATTCAGTGGAGGCAGAGTTTGTGGTTGAAGAGGCTGAAGCGGTGGCAAAAATGGTAGAAAAAGTGGCAATGGTAACAGAAAAGGTATCTGAAGATGTAGCAGAGATGCTTCCTGAGGATGGTAAATTAAGGAAAGCAGCTTTGGTGGTAGAACGTGCATCAAAAGAGGCAGCACATGATGCTCAGTTAACTGAAGAATTCTTACACAAG GTTGAAGAACTCAAGAATGACCTGGATGATTTAGAAGCCTTTGTTGAACCGGTAATTGACAAGATTGTGAAGATGTAA